The following proteins are encoded in a genomic region of Sneathiella marina:
- a CDS encoding CaiB/BaiF CoA transferase family protein: protein MAGPFTGIRIIDLTTMISGPLATMTLADQGADVIKVEQPGGGDYARHVATRRHGFSASFVNNNRNKRSVVVDLKKPEGLEIIEQMVSEADVFVQNFRPGVADRMGLGEDHIREINPSIVYVSICGFGFDGPYAQKPVFDPLIQAVSGLTTVQGGSDEERPRLVRTILPDKLTAIQASQAISAALFARERSGEGQHVRLSMLDTVVSFLWSSDMGGHTFVGRESSSEAAQSFIDLIYETKDSYISVAVMLDKHWKGFTVAVECPDLLEDERFSTPTAREVNKDARTRLMQEKMRPHTTAELMQRLEDQDVPCAPVLNRTEMRTHPQVVANGIVVENEHPEAGLVRQTRQPAEFSVSQNEYRYGAPIYGDHTREILAEIGFNDTQILQFETSGAAWQTDAKERRKKKA, encoded by the coding sequence ATGGCCGGCCCTTTCACCGGAATTCGAATAATTGACCTGACAACCATGATTTCCGGACCATTGGCAACAATGACTTTGGCAGATCAGGGAGCTGATGTCATAAAAGTTGAACAGCCCGGTGGCGGCGATTATGCGCGGCATGTTGCGACCCGGCGGCATGGATTCTCGGCGTCCTTCGTTAATAACAATCGAAACAAGCGGTCGGTTGTCGTCGATTTGAAAAAACCGGAGGGGCTTGAAATCATTGAACAAATGGTTTCTGAAGCCGATGTGTTTGTCCAGAATTTCAGACCCGGCGTGGCGGATCGCATGGGTCTTGGCGAAGACCATATACGTGAAATTAACCCGTCAATTGTCTATGTTTCAATTTGCGGATTTGGCTTTGACGGCCCCTATGCCCAAAAGCCGGTGTTTGACCCGTTGATTCAGGCGGTTTCCGGACTGACAACCGTACAGGGTGGGTCCGATGAAGAGCGCCCAAGACTTGTCAGGACAATTTTGCCGGACAAATTGACTGCAATCCAGGCATCTCAAGCGATCTCTGCGGCGCTATTCGCGCGGGAACGGAGCGGTGAAGGGCAGCATGTACGATTATCCATGCTGGATACGGTTGTCTCTTTTCTATGGAGCTCGGATATGGGGGGACATACCTTTGTTGGGCGGGAATCTTCGTCTGAAGCAGCGCAGTCCTTTATCGACCTGATTTACGAGACGAAAGACAGCTATATATCTGTAGCGGTCATGCTTGATAAGCATTGGAAAGGATTTACGGTGGCCGTCGAATGCCCTGATTTGCTGGAGGATGAGCGGTTTTCAACACCCACCGCAAGAGAGGTTAATAAAGACGCTCGCACCCGCTTAATGCAGGAAAAAATGCGTCCCCATACGACAGCAGAGTTGATGCAGAGACTGGAGGATCAAGATGTGCCCTGCGCACCGGTTCTTAACAGGACAGAAATGCGAACTCATCCACAAGTCGTTGCCAATGGCATAGTTGTCGAGAATGAACATCCAGAAGCGGGTCTCGTTCGTCAGACCCGGCAACCGGCCGAATTTTCAGTAAGTCAAAATGAATACAGATATGGTGCCCCGATTTATGGGGATCATACACGAGAGATATTGGCGGAAATCGGTTTTAATGATACGCAGATTTTGCAATTCGAAACATCTGGCGCAGCTTGGCAGACCGATGCCAAGGAACGAAGGAAGAAAAAAGCATGA
- a CDS encoding arylamine N-acetyltransferase family protein: MSVDVESLLLRLGYAGRIDVSLKVLQDLKTAFLLSVPFENIDVHIPREIKLFDGAAEEKIVQQRRGGFCYECNFLFHQLISQIGFDAAICSAQMMKNDILLPPFEHMVLLVTIEKSVFLVDVGNGESVRIPMNLQRDEIHMTPEGKKYRIGEFEGQFALECCDGNASNWSVKFVVDPTPRRLEDFSDRCHFQQTSPNSVFTTQPMATLALTDGRRTIRGKQFSETKENRQTQEITFEDEQEYYACLRDKFGLVFAAHDQKFWHP, translated from the coding sequence ATGTCTGTTGACGTAGAAAGTCTTTTACTGCGCTTAGGTTACGCTGGACGCATCGACGTTTCCTTGAAGGTTTTACAGGATTTGAAAACCGCATTTTTGCTGTCTGTTCCATTTGAGAATATCGATGTGCATATCCCTCGGGAAATCAAATTGTTTGACGGCGCTGCAGAAGAGAAAATTGTACAACAACGTCGCGGGGGGTTCTGTTATGAATGCAATTTTCTTTTTCACCAACTCATCAGCCAGATTGGATTTGATGCCGCTATATGCTCGGCTCAAATGATGAAGAATGATATTTTGCTGCCACCGTTTGAACATATGGTGTTGTTGGTTACGATCGAAAAGTCGGTGTTCCTGGTTGATGTCGGTAATGGCGAGTCTGTCCGCATTCCCATGAATTTGCAACGCGACGAGATACATATGACACCGGAGGGGAAAAAGTATCGAATTGGTGAATTTGAGGGGCAGTTTGCGCTGGAATGCTGTGATGGAAATGCGTCAAACTGGAGCGTTAAATTCGTCGTTGACCCAACACCCCGCCGGCTAGAGGATTTTTCCGACCGCTGTCATTTCCAGCAAACATCTCCGAATTCGGTATTTACGACGCAACCGATGGCGACACTTGCGCTAACGGATGGTCGCCGGACAATTCGGGGAAAGCAGTTTTCTGAAACAAAGGAAAATCGGCAGACGCAGGAAATTACGTTTGAAGATGAACAAGAATATTACGCTTGCCTTCGCGATAAATTTGGATTGGTTTTTGCGGCGCATGATCAAAAATTCTGGCATCCTTGA
- a CDS encoding putative quinol monooxygenase, which yields MQTVNVIAMIETKPGMRDEVLGMFKANVPAVLAEQGCIEYGAVIDMEGVGGFQAKIGENSFAVIEKWESMDALMAHAVSDHMKAYGAKTKDMLANRAIHILSEA from the coding sequence ATGCAGACCGTAAATGTAATCGCCATGATCGAAACAAAACCCGGCATGAGAGACGAAGTCCTGGGCATGTTTAAGGCAAATGTTCCTGCCGTTCTTGCTGAACAAGGGTGTATTGAATATGGCGCCGTTATTGACATGGAAGGCGTCGGCGGTTTTCAGGCAAAAATTGGCGAGAATAGCTTTGCTGTCATCGAAAAATGGGAAAGTATGGATGCTTTAATGGCCCATGCTGTTTCTGATCATATGAAAGCCTATGGTGCCAAAACGAAAGATATGCTGGCCAATCGGGCAATCCATATCCTGTCGGAAGCCTAA
- a CDS encoding tetratricopeptide repeat protein, translating to MGSKNLLRTRTIQLLVTTLCLFQVASASTAPAQTAEPAPKQFNVFDMPNMSERLAFVFGALKAGRFEVAEKALLKVVKKYPDRAQNYFLIATVFASQNKQKEALDALENAINKGFNNSERLQRDPNLKSIRSTARFKDLAEKIIKLNATEGKTEKRKIEPYFVEGTNALVSAANTTWNGRFGVLLSRFEFNSRRASPVTVQKDANDPVAKQLNGWFRRGFAAGNSGDLYDNRDHQHSSLSKETFPQFGFVEYSPEAKNAGIDYGLNTKIVFNAPTIGNSSTGIIGLHSQASLAYVLPFAMQKLYLQYVQNHLYVYPAVHDYSEKNGDVLSATTPYLVISQGRSGSDKPFLKALASILAAFDPGVKDELVKRNLLMPTVQMILREGQLSSEKAEDYLTYKAHPPVFDSKNLDVIRMIVMAQEMELDKVPPMVSLAIVEESTPRKGIDNFSRFLPETLFKTPGAIARVVRSSAKNTTLVVSAEKTKVPADQKLTYHWVVLRGDSRKIKITPKNAEGSVAEITVPWHDGFPAPERPDFQTHRVEIGVFVNNGTYYSAPAFVSFLFPANQIRSYNKDNQIASIDHRPGKGTKPYVDPQVFASRDWRDDFSYDEQGFLTGWQRTRGDKIDEYTADGFKVVTRDKFGRPLQVEKVEYDAKQQNPRQRFFIERATGEFTTYEYKNDTDKVGAPNRN from the coding sequence ATGGGCTCAAAGAACTTGCTGAGAACGCGTACTATCCAGCTTCTCGTCACAACATTATGTTTATTTCAGGTTGCCAGCGCGTCCACCGCCCCTGCTCAAACAGCTGAACCTGCTCCAAAACAATTTAATGTTTTTGATATGCCTAATATGTCAGAGCGGCTTGCTTTCGTATTTGGCGCTCTAAAGGCAGGCAGATTTGAGGTTGCGGAAAAGGCGCTGCTAAAGGTGGTCAAAAAATATCCGGATCGGGCGCAAAATTACTTTCTTATCGCAACAGTTTTTGCCTCTCAGAACAAACAAAAAGAAGCGCTTGATGCCCTGGAAAATGCGATAAATAAAGGCTTCAATAACTCCGAAAGGCTGCAAAGGGATCCAAATCTAAAATCCATTCGCTCCACGGCCCGGTTTAAAGACCTGGCAGAGAAAATTATTAAGCTTAATGCGACAGAAGGCAAAACTGAAAAACGCAAGATAGAGCCCTATTTCGTTGAAGGGACTAACGCCCTTGTAAGCGCAGCCAATACGACCTGGAACGGACGATTTGGTGTCTTGCTCAGTCGATTTGAATTCAATTCACGCCGTGCATCTCCGGTGACCGTACAAAAAGATGCTAATGACCCCGTCGCCAAACAATTAAATGGGTGGTTCAGACGCGGTTTTGCTGCCGGGAATAGTGGTGATCTTTATGACAATCGGGATCATCAACACTCCTCCCTCAGCAAAGAAACCTTCCCACAATTTGGGTTTGTCGAATATAGCCCGGAAGCAAAAAATGCCGGCATCGATTACGGCCTGAATACGAAAATTGTTTTCAACGCTCCTACTATTGGCAATTCATCCACCGGCATCATTGGCCTGCATAGCCAGGCAAGCCTGGCTTATGTTTTGCCCTTCGCTATGCAAAAATTATACTTACAATATGTTCAAAATCACCTGTATGTTTATCCGGCTGTGCATGACTATTCCGAGAAAAATGGAGATGTTTTATCTGCTACCACACCGTACCTGGTTATTTCTCAAGGAAGGTCCGGTTCTGACAAACCTTTTCTTAAAGCATTAGCAAGCATTCTTGCAGCCTTCGATCCCGGCGTGAAAGATGAGCTAGTCAAAAGGAACCTTCTCATGCCCACGGTTCAGATGATCCTGCGGGAAGGTCAGTTATCCTCAGAAAAAGCCGAAGATTATTTGACCTATAAAGCGCATCCACCGGTGTTTGACAGTAAAAATCTTGATGTCATCCGCATGATTGTAATGGCGCAGGAAATGGAGCTGGACAAAGTTCCTCCCATGGTGTCGCTTGCGATTGTCGAGGAAAGCACACCAAGGAAAGGGATCGATAACTTTAGCAGGTTTTTACCGGAAACGCTTTTTAAGACACCTGGGGCGATCGCCCGCGTTGTTCGATCATCCGCAAAAAATACAACACTTGTGGTTAGCGCTGAAAAGACAAAAGTGCCTGCGGATCAAAAACTGACATATCATTGGGTGGTGCTGCGCGGGGATTCCAGGAAAATAAAAATAACCCCGAAAAATGCAGAAGGAAGCGTGGCGGAAATCACGGTTCCCTGGCATGATGGATTTCCGGCACCGGAAAGGCCTGACTTTCAGACCCACAGGGTCGAAATTGGCGTATTTGTCAATAATGGAACCTACTATTCTGCCCCTGCATTCGTTAGCTTCCTGTTTCCTGCCAATCAAATTCGAAGCTACAACAAGGACAATCAAATAGCGTCTATCGACCACCGACCTGGCAAGGGGACAAAACCTTATGTAGATCCGCAAGTATTTGCGAGCCGCGACTGGCGCGACGACTTTTCATATGATGAACAAGGGTTCCTCACCGGATGGCAGAGAACAAGAGGCGACAAAATTGACGAATACACTGCAGATGGTTTCAAGGTTGTGACGCGAGATAAATTTGGGCGGCCCTTGCAAGTTGAAAAAGTCGAATATGATGCCAAGCAGCAAAATCCCCGCCAGCGCTTCTTTATAGAACGCGCTACCGGGGAATTTACAACATATGAATATAAAAATGATACGGATAAAGTGGGCGCCCCTAATAGGAACTAG
- a CDS encoding SDR family NAD(P)-dependent oxidoreductase: protein MINPMSLEGRNIIVTGAGQGVGEAAAELVVSLGGRAILVDMQADKVQALGDKLGAENSEVHVGSVAEPGFVQDMVANAITKNGAIHGLVNNAGIVRAAMINKMPFETWQQVIDVNLTGVYLCLQAVGRHMIERAKDGDKTPGSIVNISSIAGRRGTIGQINYGAAKAGVLGITMSAAKEWGRYGIRVNSACFGVVETEMTETVRSEKFRDGYMAQIVLQRFSTPEEVSKSVCYLLSEASSYVTGQHLSIDGGAHIGY from the coding sequence ATGATTAATCCAATGAGCCTGGAAGGGCGCAATATTATCGTCACCGGAGCCGGGCAAGGCGTCGGCGAAGCCGCCGCGGAGCTGGTCGTTTCCCTTGGCGGACGAGCAATTCTCGTCGATATGCAGGCTGACAAGGTGCAAGCACTTGGGGACAAGCTTGGCGCAGAAAATTCTGAAGTCCATGTGGGCAGCGTCGCAGAACCCGGTTTTGTGCAGGATATGGTGGCGAACGCCATAACAAAAAACGGAGCCATTCACGGTCTTGTCAATAATGCAGGCATTGTCCGTGCGGCGATGATCAATAAAATGCCTTTTGAAACCTGGCAACAGGTGATCGACGTCAATCTTACGGGCGTATATTTATGCCTGCAAGCCGTTGGTCGACATATGATTGAACGCGCCAAGGATGGCGATAAAACACCAGGCTCTATTGTTAATATTTCATCCATTGCGGGCCGCCGTGGTACGATTGGCCAGATAAATTATGGCGCGGCAAAAGCAGGTGTCCTCGGCATCACCATGAGTGCTGCAAAGGAATGGGGCCGCTATGGTATCCGGGTGAATAGTGCATGCTTCGGGGTAGTTGAGACGGAAATGACCGAAACAGTCCGGTCCGAAAAGTTTCGCGATGGCTATATGGCACAAATTGTTTTACAGCGCTTTTCAACACCTGAAGAAGTTTCCAAAAGCGTCTGTTACCTACTTTCGGAAGCCTCAAGTTATGTTACAGGCCAGCATCTTTCGATCGATGGTGGGGCGCATATCGGCTACTAG
- a CDS encoding Zn-ribbon domain-containing OB-fold protein, which produces MTDNREIPTPHIDEETRDYWDGASAGKLMVKKCRSCGAAHHYPRTICPHCGSDDTYYTESNGKGVIYSFSVMRRVQPNFAIAYVTVEDMEIKMMTNIINCDFDALEIGQAVKVTFVETQTAGVSVPMFEPA; this is translated from the coding sequence ATGACCGATAATCGTGAAATACCCACACCTCATATAGATGAGGAAACACGGGACTATTGGGATGGCGCAAGCGCCGGTAAATTGATGGTCAAGAAATGCCGAAGTTGCGGCGCTGCACATCATTACCCCCGAACCATATGCCCACATTGCGGCAGTGACGATACCTATTACACGGAATCCAACGGCAAAGGTGTCATCTATTCATTCAGCGTAATGCGCCGGGTGCAACCCAATTTTGCAATCGCGTATGTAACGGTGGAAGACATGGAAATCAAAATGATGACCAATATCATCAATTGCGATTTTGATGCGCTGGAAATCGGGCAAGCGGTCAAGGTGACCTTTGTTGAAACACAAACGGCAGGCGTGTCTGTTCCAATGTTTGAGCCAGCTTAA
- a CDS encoding thiolase domain-containing protein translates to MTINGDAYIAGAFEHPTRKAVGKSLAQLHAEVAKGALEDAGLTKDDVDGYFCAGDAPGLGGLTMADYMGLNLRHMDSSETGGSSYLLHVGHAAQAIKAGKCKIALVTLAGKPRAEGMATGTKPRIYGDGLPDVPFEFPYGPVIANMYAMCAKRHMYEYGTTSEQLAWIKVAASHHAQHNPDAMLRNVVTVEDVVNSPMISDPLHRLDCCVISDGGGALIVVAPEIARELNRPLIKLRGAGESPKHQMGGRVDLTYSGAVRSGPIAFEEAGVTPADIKYASIYDSFTISVLIQLEDLGFCEKGEGGKFVADGNLISGTGKLPFNTDGGGLCNNHPANRGGMTKVLEAVRQLRGEAHPAVQVPNCDLALAHGTGGSLGTRHGAATLIMERV, encoded by the coding sequence ATGACAATTAACGGAGACGCCTATATCGCGGGTGCGTTCGAGCATCCAACGCGAAAGGCTGTTGGTAAATCCCTTGCGCAACTACATGCCGAAGTGGCCAAGGGCGCCTTGGAAGATGCCGGTTTAACCAAGGATGACGTTGACGGATATTTCTGTGCCGGCGATGCACCGGGTTTAGGTGGCTTGACGATGGCCGATTATATGGGCCTCAACTTGCGCCATATGGACAGTTCAGAAACAGGTGGCTCGTCATATCTGTTGCATGTGGGGCATGCCGCGCAGGCGATCAAGGCGGGTAAATGTAAGATTGCCCTCGTAACCCTGGCCGGGAAACCGCGTGCAGAAGGCATGGCAACCGGCACCAAACCCAGAATTTATGGCGACGGTCTACCGGATGTGCCCTTCGAATTTCCCTATGGGCCCGTCATTGCCAACATGTATGCCATGTGTGCCAAACGACATATGTATGAGTATGGCACGACAAGCGAGCAACTGGCCTGGATCAAGGTTGCCGCGTCGCACCACGCCCAACATAATCCCGATGCCATGCTACGGAATGTGGTGACTGTTGAAGATGTGGTGAACTCGCCAATGATTTCTGATCCGTTGCACCGTCTGGATTGCTGTGTGATCAGTGATGGCGGCGGGGCATTGATCGTTGTTGCCCCGGAAATTGCGCGGGAATTAAATCGGCCCTTGATCAAACTGCGCGGCGCCGGAGAATCACCGAAACATCAAATGGGCGGGCGGGTAGATCTCACTTATTCCGGGGCAGTACGCTCGGGTCCGATTGCCTTTGAAGAAGCAGGCGTCACGCCCGCTGACATCAAATATGCGTCCATTTATGACAGCTTCACGATTTCCGTCTTGATCCAGCTTGAAGATCTCGGTTTTTGTGAAAAAGGAGAAGGCGGTAAATTCGTTGCGGACGGTAACCTGATTTCCGGCACCGGCAAACTCCCCTTCAACACAGACGGCGGGGGCTTGTGCAATAACCATCCGGCAAATCGCGGGGGGATGACCAAGGTCCTTGAGGCCGTTCGCCAATTGCGCGGTGAAGCGCATCCGGCGGTTCAGGTACCAAATTGCGACCTGGCATTGGCGCATGGCACAGGTGGTTCATTGGGAACGCGTCATGGCGCTGCAACACTTATTATGGAAAGGGTATGA
- a CDS encoding lytic transglycosylase F, whose amino-acid sequence MKNARFSLRYSIGLIAVGAVLLAGALLFAMNGDADTSATPDATQKQTVAAEEDKSPKFEPYTGDFDVIEKKRVLRVLVPYSKTFFFFDGPDRKGLTYEWLKSFEGALNKGRKKKALRMRVAIIPTPRDQLLPGLINGIGDIAAGNLTITPERLKQVDFGAPVMTNIQEILVTHKSAGSFQSIDDLAGKTVHVRRSSSYFNSLEKANAALKKAGKRPVKLIMVEDYLEDEDLMAMMNSKLVPALIVDKHKADLWVQIYKNLQIHPKVVVRDGGKIGWAFRKNSPLLAKAINSFVKKSKEGTLFGNVIINRYLKSTSVISQALDPSELDKVYKNTALFQQAAEKYDLDWLLLLAQGYQESGLNQKAKSKAGAIGIMQLLPSTAADPNVNIPDISTAKNNIHAGGKYLRFIMDQYISHAAVDPFNQQLLALASYNAGPSRIRKLRKRAEAQKLDPDQWFQNVEYVAAKDIGRETVDYVFNIYLYYTVYRRAQLQVSPAEN is encoded by the coding sequence ATGAAGAATGCTCGGTTTTCTCTGAGATACAGCATAGGGCTCATTGCGGTCGGCGCCGTCCTTCTTGCCGGTGCCCTGCTTTTTGCAATGAACGGGGATGCCGATACCTCCGCGACACCGGATGCAACACAAAAGCAAACGGTTGCGGCGGAGGAGGACAAAAGTCCAAAATTTGAGCCGTATACGGGCGACTTTGATGTGATTGAGAAGAAACGCGTTCTTCGGGTTCTTGTTCCTTACAGCAAGACTTTTTTCTTTTTTGATGGCCCGGATCGTAAAGGGCTAACCTATGAGTGGCTAAAATCATTTGAGGGGGCGCTGAATAAAGGGAGAAAGAAAAAGGCGCTGAGGATGCGGGTGGCGATTATTCCCACACCTCGGGATCAGTTGCTGCCAGGGTTAATCAACGGGATTGGTGACATCGCGGCGGGTAATTTGACCATAACACCGGAACGACTGAAACAGGTTGATTTCGGCGCACCGGTGATGACAAATATACAGGAGATACTGGTCACCCATAAGTCGGCCGGTTCTTTTCAATCCATCGATGACCTCGCCGGAAAAACGGTTCATGTCCGGCGTTCAAGTAGCTATTTCAATAGTCTCGAAAAGGCCAATGCCGCGCTCAAGAAAGCCGGAAAACGCCCCGTCAAATTGATAATGGTCGAGGACTATCTCGAAGATGAAGACCTGATGGCTATGATGAATAGCAAGCTTGTCCCGGCTTTAATCGTTGATAAGCATAAAGCTGATCTATGGGTCCAGATTTACAAGAATCTACAGATCCACCCGAAAGTTGTTGTGCGGGATGGCGGAAAAATCGGGTGGGCATTTCGTAAGAACAGCCCGCTTCTCGCAAAGGCCATAAACAGCTTCGTCAAGAAATCAAAGGAGGGCACGTTATTTGGCAATGTGATCATTAATCGATATTTGAAATCCACCAGTGTGATTAGCCAGGCGCTGGACCCCAGCGAGCTTGATAAAGTCTACAAGAATACCGCGCTTTTCCAGCAGGCGGCGGAAAAATACGATCTCGACTGGCTGCTTTTGCTGGCGCAAGGATATCAAGAATCAGGTCTCAATCAAAAGGCAAAAAGTAAAGCGGGGGCAATTGGTATCATGCAGTTGCTGCCCTCAACGGCGGCGGATCCAAATGTAAATATCCCGGATATTTCGACGGCGAAAAACAATATCCATGCAGGCGGCAAGTATCTCAGATTTATTATGGATCAGTATATCAGCCATGCGGCAGTTGACCCGTTTAATCAACAGCTCCTGGCGCTGGCGTCCTATAATGCGGGGCCCTCACGCATCCGAAAACTTCGTAAAAGAGCGGAAGCGCAAAAGCTTGATCCTGATCAGTGGTTCCAGAATGTGGAATATGTTGCCGCCAAGGATATCGGGCGGGAAACCGTCGATTATGTTTTCAATATATATCTTTATTATACCGTCTATCGCCGCGCCCAGTTACAGGTATCCCCAGCGGAAAATTGA
- the mnmA gene encoding tRNA 2-thiouridine(34) synthase MnmA yields MNSLGFDTAPEDTRIVVAMSGGVDSSVTAALLKDQGYDVVGITLQLYDHGVAVQKKGACCAGQDIHDARRVAEAIGIPHYVLDYENRFQDSVMEEFADSYLRGETPVPCVRCNQTVKFRDLLETSQDLGAVALATGHYIRRDDVNGSARLYRGRNAVKDQSYFLFATTQDQADYLRFPLGDLTKEETRALAEKYNLEVAAKPESQDICFVPNGNYAQVIERMRPGAGVAGDIVDLQGQVLGRHTGIINYTVGQRRGLGVATGSPLYVTRIDPDQNRVVVGPAEALLVSKLTLRDMNWIGDTPLNTDGTEVLVKVRSTQTPMNAIVYGAQKGWAEVHLKNPEGGVSPGQACVMYEKDRLLGGGWIAGTEAPITIAADTALQA; encoded by the coding sequence ATGAATTCATTAGGTTTTGATACAGCACCCGAAGACACCCGTATCGTTGTCGCCATGTCTGGCGGGGTCGATAGTTCGGTGACGGCTGCGCTGTTGAAAGATCAGGGATACGATGTTGTCGGCATTACCCTGCAGCTTTACGATCATGGTGTGGCTGTGCAGAAAAAAGGGGCCTGTTGCGCCGGGCAGGATATTCATGATGCTCGGCGTGTGGCGGAGGCCATCGGCATTCCGCACTATGTTCTGGATTACGAAAATCGATTTCAGGACAGTGTTATGGAGGAATTCGCCGATAGTTACCTTCGCGGTGAAACCCCTGTCCCCTGTGTCCGCTGTAATCAAACGGTAAAGTTTCGCGACTTGCTGGAAACATCACAGGATCTCGGGGCGGTGGCGCTGGCGACAGGCCACTATATCCGGCGCGATGATGTCAACGGATCGGCGCGCCTGTATCGGGGCCGGAATGCGGTCAAGGACCAGAGCTATTTCCTTTTTGCGACAACTCAGGACCAGGCGGATTACTTGCGGTTCCCGCTGGGTGATTTAACGAAAGAGGAAACGCGCGCCCTGGCCGAAAAATACAATCTGGAGGTGGCGGCAAAACCTGAAAGCCAGGATATCTGTTTCGTGCCCAATGGAAATTATGCACAAGTGATCGAACGGATGCGCCCGGGTGCCGGCGTTGCCGGCGATATTGTTGATTTACAGGGGCAGGTTCTGGGCCGGCATACGGGCATTATCAACTATACGGTCGGACAACGCCGCGGTCTGGGGGTGGCGACGGGAAGCCCGCTTTATGTGACGCGCATAGATCCGGATCAAAACCGGGTTGTTGTTGGCCCGGCAGAGGCCCTGTTGGTGTCGAAACTGACCTTGCGTGACATGAACTGGATCGGTGATACACCGCTCAACACTGACGGAACAGAAGTTTTAGTCAAGGTACGCTCGACCCAGACACCCATGAACGCAATTGTTTATGGGGCGCAAAAAGGCTGGGCGGAAGTTCACTTGAAAAATCCGGAAGGGGGCGTCTCGCCGGGGCAAGCCTGCGTCATGTATGAAAAAGACCGCTTGCTGGGCGGAGGCTGGATTGCCGGCACCGAAGCGCCCATAACAATTGCAGCTGATACGGCTCTGCAGGCGTAA
- a CDS encoding flagellin has product MTRISTAQQSQMRITDMMASQKQVADAQRQVTTGHVAEFYKDIHMDVTSLAGAKSLMARLDQHEANNGLILNRLSSYDQAMAGIESSGSDMKGAVMSAINTASTQGLYSTIEGAFDNVLNFLNSQNTEGYLFAGTNRDVAPVNISSIDDLLLAAEPPTDIFQNNDLKSAVRIDENRTLEVGVLAEDLGLEIMTAFQRMAMWQNGIVPTTAPVPTGPSGNFATPLTTEDQDFLIGEIANIEQLIDNISSFRGDNGLNQKTIEDAQEVLSLQINQAKGLISSIEDVDSAEAITNLNQKNFALEASYNVLSQINRLSLLNFI; this is encoded by the coding sequence ATGACCCGAATTTCAACAGCACAGCAAAGCCAGATGCGCATCACTGACATGATGGCCAGTCAGAAACAGGTGGCCGACGCGCAACGCCAGGTTACAACCGGCCATGTCGCCGAATTTTATAAAGACATCCACATGGATGTCACGAGCCTCGCGGGCGCTAAATCCCTGATGGCGAGACTGGATCAGCATGAAGCCAATAACGGCCTGATCCTGAACCGGCTGTCCAGCTATGATCAGGCCATGGCCGGCATCGAAAGCTCGGGAAGCGATATGAAAGGCGCCGTTATGTCGGCCATCAATACGGCCTCAACTCAGGGACTTTACTCAACAATCGAAGGCGCCTTTGATAATGTTCTGAACTTCCTCAATAGTCAGAATACGGAAGGCTACCTGTTTGCCGGCACCAACCGCGATGTTGCCCCGGTAAATATTTCATCAATCGATGACCTTCTTCTGGCCGCGGAACCACCCACGGATATTTTCCAGAATAATGATCTTAAATCGGCTGTCAGGATCGATGAAAACAGGACATTGGAAGTGGGTGTCCTTGCCGAAGACCTGGGTCTTGAAATCATGACAGCTTTCCAGCGGATGGCCATGTGGCAGAACGGTATTGTCCCAACGACCGCCCCGGTCCCGACGGGTCCGTCAGGAAATTTTGCAACGCCTCTCACGACGGAAGATCAGGATTTCCTGATCGGGGAAATAGCCAATATCGAACAGCTAATTGACAATATAAGCTCGTTTCGGGGGGATAATGGTTTGAACCAGAAAACCATCGAGGACGCCCAGGAAGTTCTCTCCTTGCAGATTAACCAGGCGAAAGGCTTGATCAGTAGTATTGAAGACGTCGATTCTGCGGAAGCCATCACCAATCTGAATCAGAAAAACTTTGCCCTGGAAGCGTCCTACAATGTGTTAAGTCAGATTAACCGGTTGAGCCTGCTCAACTTCATCTAG